The following are encoded in a window of Mannheimia varigena genomic DNA:
- a CDS encoding DUF4298 domain-containing protein — translation MKKEEIQQMQDRYNQWIALLPELEKSVEEWKQAAELLAPLQQFYFSEQWQELNEHFDGELDSQGNYSVLSEDALWNAFHEQHQLALEWLKLSTAWITKAQD, via the coding sequence ATGAAAAAAGAAGAAATCCAACAAATGCAGGATCGCTATAACCAATGGATAGCATTATTACCTGAATTAGAAAAAAGCGTTGAAGAATGGAAACAAGCAGCAGAACTGCTGGCTCCACTGCAGCAATTCTATTTCTCGGAGCAATGGCAAGAGTTAAATGAACATTTTGACGGTGAGTTAGACTCCCAAGGCAATTACAGTGTGTTATCAGAAGATGCGTTATGGAATGCCTTTCACGAGCAGCATCAGCTGGCGTTAGAATGGTTAAAATTATCGACTGCTTGGATTACTAAAGCACAAGATTAA
- the thrC gene encoding threonine synthase, with amino-acid sequence MNLYNIKHPEEQVSFAQAVRQGLGKNQGLFFPEVLPKLDNIDELLDLPLVERSQKILSALIGEELPQETLNVMVKNAFTFPAPLAKVNDDVYALELFHGPTLAFKDFGGRFMAQALANVRGDGKITILTATSGDTGAAVAHAFYGLENINVVILYPKGKISPLQEKLFCTLGGNIRTVAIESDFDACQALVKQAFDDAELRQAIGLNSANSINISRLLAQICYYFEAVAQLPKEKRSDVVVSVPSGNFGNLTAGLIAKTLGLPIKRFIASTNANDTVPRYLQSGKWEPNATVATLSNAMDVSCPNNWPRVEELFKRNGWSLSDLGSAALNDEETEAALKAQYAEGYLCEPHGAIAYQALKDQLQAGETGIFLCTAHPAKFKESVERILEIELPLPEALDKHNKLPLLSDEMAADFATLREYLLK; translated from the coding sequence ATGAACTTATACAACATCAAGCACCCAGAAGAACAAGTGAGTTTTGCCCAAGCAGTCCGCCAGGGATTAGGCAAAAATCAAGGATTATTTTTCCCCGAAGTCTTACCTAAATTAGATAATATTGATGAATTATTAGATTTACCTTTAGTTGAACGTAGCCAAAAAATTCTTTCTGCGTTAATCGGCGAAGAATTGCCGCAAGAAACGTTAAATGTAATGGTAAAAAATGCGTTTACTTTCCCAGCACCACTTGCGAAAGTCAATGATGATGTTTATGCGTTAGAATTATTTCACGGTCCAACTTTAGCGTTCAAAGACTTTGGTGGTCGTTTTATGGCTCAAGCTCTTGCGAACGTGCGTGGTGATGGCAAAATCACTATTCTTACTGCGACTTCGGGCGACACAGGGGCTGCGGTTGCTCACGCATTTTACGGTTTAGAAAATATTAATGTAGTGATTTTGTATCCGAAAGGTAAAATCAGCCCATTACAAGAAAAATTATTCTGTACTTTAGGCGGTAATATCCGCACTGTGGCGATTGAGTCTGATTTTGATGCTTGCCAAGCCTTAGTTAAACAAGCCTTTGATGATGCAGAACTTCGCCAAGCTATCGGCTTAAATTCCGCAAACTCAATTAATATCAGCCGTTTACTGGCTCAAATCTGCTACTACTTTGAAGCTGTGGCACAACTACCAAAAGAGAAACGTTCAGACGTAGTTGTTTCTGTACCAAGCGGTAACTTTGGTAACTTAACCGCAGGCTTAATTGCCAAAACCTTAGGTTTACCGATTAAACGTTTTATCGCTTCAACCAATGCTAATGATACCGTTCCACGCTATTTACAATCAGGCAAATGGGAACCAAATGCAACGGTTGCAACCCTGTCAAATGCAATGGACGTAAGCTGTCCAAATAACTGGCCTCGTGTGGAAGAGTTATTCAAACGCAACGGCTGGAGCTTATCAGACTTAGGCTCAGCCGCATTAAATGATGAAGAAACCGAAGCAGCATTAAAAGCACAATATGCGGAAGGCTATTTGTGCGAACCGCACGGAGCCATTGCTTACCAAGCGTTGAAAGACCAACTGCAAGCAGGTGAAACCGGTATTTTCCTCTGCACCGCTCACCCAGCGAAATTCAAAGAATCGGTAGAACGCATTTTAGAGATCGAACTGCCACTGCCGGAAGCATTAGATAAACACAACAAATTGCCGTTGCTCTCTGATGAAATGGCGGCAGATTTTGCGACATTACGTGAATATTTATTAAAATAA
- the mgsA gene encoding methylglyoxal synthase, translated as MKTTTRMIAKQKQIALVAHDSCKQDLIRWTKAHQTQLSPHQLYATGTTGHLLARETGLEITALMSGPMGGDQQLGGLIAEKKIDMLIFFWDPMNAAPHDPDVKALMRIATVWNIPVAINETSANFLLNADLFNQEVEAIVPDYDGYLAERLG; from the coding sequence ATGAAAACGACAACTCGAATGATCGCAAAACAAAAACAGATCGCCTTGGTAGCTCACGACAGCTGTAAGCAGGATTTGATCCGTTGGACGAAAGCCCACCAAACGCAACTTTCTCCACATCAACTTTACGCCACTGGCACAACAGGACATTTGCTTGCTAGAGAAACCGGGCTTGAAATAACGGCATTAATGAGCGGACCAATGGGCGGTGACCAGCAATTAGGCGGACTGATTGCAGAAAAGAAAATTGATATGCTGATTTTCTTTTGGGATCCAATGAATGCTGCTCCGCACGATCCTGATGTGAAAGCCCTGATGCGAATTGCAACGGTGTGGAATATTCCTGTGGCTATTAATGAAACTTCAGCTAATTTCTTATTAAACGCTGATTTATTTAATCAAGAGGTTGAAGCGATTGTGCCGGATTACGATGGTTATTTGGCGGAGCGTTTAGGGTAA
- the yccS gene encoding YccS family putative transporter, which translates to MNKFLKKLQNSWLSESVIKTLPMFISLNIAAVSIWQLGISHFAMPLMLGIIAGGLVDLDNSLIGRAKNLIISLVAFSLSSIGASLSLYLGWLFVPVLMVCTFLLVMLGAVGQRYSTIAFGTLIVAIYNSLTYTPEVLWYNNVVMILLGTLLYGLVGIVVYLVFPNRTVQANLASAYFALSHYLLAKSAYFDPDDDDLNAKQLALAKANSEVMAAFDKTRVSLFYRLRRQHKQQRTQRMLRYYFTAQDILERASSSHYQYHELFQQLSNSDLMFRFQRVMELQAVACQKIAVALRHRERYEHSERGGNALQGLLNSLVYHQERGLKSTYRWESVAENLANIERQLAQIEQGASRSEHIEPLSKNFTKSNRLIAENITGLGNIIQAIKGHLTFESQLFRHAVRLSIVVFLCSAIVPLLGFDNKGYWILLTAVFVCQPNYTATKTRLIHRVVGTIFGVIVGGMFELFNVTLSLEAQLGIIVLAGSLYTFFRLVHYGFSTFYITLLVMMSLDIAGVSVESGVLARLLDTLLGTAIAWLAVTFLWPDWKYLNLQSNLHNSLKASGNYLRHIITQLQFGYNEQLPYRIARRNVHNHLSALSNTITNMYSEPQKYANDLAFAPKLLGIGYTLLGYISTLGAYRIASREINRQVDFSAIFFSHGREVANIIDKIADDSRSFAKLSEKLTAIDQDLAQFEQEHQQKQDELALVLIQQLRLITQLLPQLQSLLKMEKLSGVEKVD; encoded by the coding sequence ATGAATAAGTTTTTAAAAAAACTGCAAAATAGTTGGCTCTCGGAAAGTGTGATTAAAACCTTGCCGATGTTTATTTCGCTCAATATTGCCGCAGTAAGCATTTGGCAGCTTGGTATTTCGCATTTTGCGATGCCGCTGATGTTAGGCATTATCGCAGGTGGTTTGGTTGATTTAGATAATAGTCTTATCGGTCGAGCAAAAAACCTGATCATCAGCCTAGTAGCATTTTCACTTTCCTCCATTGGGGCAAGTCTCTCTTTATATTTAGGCTGGCTGTTCGTGCCGGTGCTGATGGTCTGTACTTTTCTTCTAGTAATGCTTGGTGCAGTAGGGCAGCGTTACAGTACTATCGCCTTCGGCACGCTGATTGTGGCTATCTATAACAGCTTAACTTATACCCCCGAAGTACTGTGGTATAACAATGTCGTGATGATTCTACTTGGTACATTGTTATATGGATTAGTTGGGATTGTAGTCTATCTAGTTTTCCCGAATAGAACAGTGCAAGCAAACTTGGCTTCTGCCTATTTCGCCTTAAGCCACTATTTGCTGGCAAAATCCGCCTATTTTGACCCTGATGATGACGATTTAAACGCAAAACAACTGGCACTTGCCAAAGCGAACAGTGAAGTAATGGCGGCATTTGATAAAACACGAGTATCATTATTTTATCGTTTAAGACGACAGCACAAACAGCAACGTACGCAACGAATGTTACGCTACTATTTTACGGCTCAAGATATTTTAGAACGGGCGAGTTCTAGTCATTATCAGTATCACGAACTGTTCCAGCAATTAAGTAATAGCGATTTAATGTTTCGCTTCCAGCGAGTAATGGAACTTCAAGCGGTTGCGTGTCAAAAAATTGCAGTGGCATTACGCCATCGAGAAAGATATGAACACAGTGAGCGTGGTGGGAATGCATTGCAAGGGTTACTCAACTCGTTGGTTTATCATCAAGAAAGAGGGTTAAAAAGCACTTACCGATGGGAATCGGTTGCTGAGAATTTAGCCAATATTGAACGCCAATTAGCTCAAATCGAACAAGGGGCAAGTCGTTCAGAGCATATTGAGCCACTTAGTAAAAATTTCACAAAATCTAACCGCTTGATAGCCGAAAATATTACGGGTTTAGGCAATATTATCCAAGCAATTAAAGGGCATTTAACTTTTGAATCACAGCTATTTCGCCACGCCGTTCGCCTTTCGATTGTGGTGTTTTTATGTAGTGCAATAGTACCGCTTTTAGGCTTTGACAATAAAGGTTATTGGATTTTACTGACTGCGGTTTTTGTTTGTCAGCCCAATTATACCGCAACTAAAACCCGCTTAATTCACCGTGTGGTCGGCACGATTTTCGGCGTAATCGTTGGCGGAATGTTTGAACTGTTTAATGTAACGCTCAGTCTTGAGGCTCAGCTTGGTATTATTGTACTAGCGGGCTCACTTTATACTTTTTTCCGCTTGGTACATTACGGTTTTTCTACCTTCTATATTACCCTACTTGTGATGATGAGTCTTGATATTGCAGGTGTGAGTGTTGAAAGTGGAGTATTAGCACGGTTGTTAGACACATTATTAGGTACAGCCATTGCGTGGTTAGCCGTCACCTTTTTATGGCCGGACTGGAAATATCTCAATTTGCAAAGCAACTTACATAATAGTCTAAAAGCCAGTGGAAATTATTTACGGCACATTATTACTCAACTCCAATTTGGTTATAATGAGCAATTACCTTATCGCATAGCCCGCCGTAATGTGCACAATCACTTATCTGCACTCAGCAATACGATTACTAATATGTATAGCGAACCACAGAAATATGCGAATGATTTAGCCTTTGCTCCGAAATTGTTAGGTATCGGCTATACCCTGCTTGGTTATATTTCAACCTTAGGGGCTTACCGCATCGCCAGCCGTGAAATTAATCGACAAGTTGATTTTTCCGCAATATTTTTTTCACACGGGCGAGAAGTCGCGAATATTATCGATAAAATTGCGGATGACAGTCGTTCATTTGCAAAATTATCGGAAAAATTGACCGCTATCGATCAAGATCTTGCTCAATTTGAACAAGAACATCAGCAAAAACAAGATGAATTAGCTTTAGTTCTAATTCAGCAATTGAGGCTGATCACCCAATTATTGCCGCAGTTGCAGAGTTTGTTGAAAATGGAAAAATTAAGTGGAGTGGAAAAAGTAGATTGA
- a CDS encoding paraquat-inducible protein A: MKIKNIILQTCLECGQNVRIPLNEKGDFLCPVCNNVIRKGNTWSLRRSAFLALAILILLPFALGFPLLSIDLLGVKINATVWDGIWKMATTGYPYTAFMVLVCAVIMPVSFVLLILTIHIQRMIHQRPRYTLIFLTKIKEWVMLDVYLVALAVAAFKIRDYADLEFNINLIAFVLVAVLNTLLFIKIEPKQAWERFYPEYHSLPFDHASHPTLCPTCEYCFDETILDLKGQQRCPRCESNLSVADNIKIQRVWACLIAGTIMMLPANIFPISITEMAGKVSADSLMSGVILFIEMGSYTVAAIVFIASIAVPVSKITIIFYLLLAIHYKWKHPIHIQMKLLHYVHFVGRWSMLDLFVLSLMMSLLERGQILSFSVGEAAFYFGAAVFLTMFASANLDARMLWKIHYDNKKTKHN; encoded by the coding sequence ATGAAGATAAAAAATATCATTCTACAAACTTGCCTTGAATGTGGGCAAAATGTGCGAATTCCTTTGAACGAAAAAGGAGACTTCCTCTGTCCTGTTTGCAATAATGTTATACGAAAGGGCAATACTTGGAGCTTACGCCGTAGTGCATTTTTAGCATTAGCCATTTTAATTTTGCTCCCCTTCGCACTTGGCTTTCCGCTACTCAGCATTGATTTACTTGGTGTGAAAATTAATGCAACCGTATGGGATGGTATTTGGAAAATGGCAACTACAGGCTATCCTTACACAGCATTTATGGTTCTCGTATGTGCAGTCATTATGCCTGTCTCCTTTGTTTTGCTGATTTTAACTATTCATATCCAGCGAATGATCCACCAACGCCCACGTTACACACTAATATTCCTCACTAAAATTAAAGAGTGGGTAATGCTTGATGTTTATCTGGTTGCTCTCGCCGTTGCAGCATTTAAAATTCGAGATTATGCCGATTTAGAATTTAATATTAATTTAATTGCATTTGTACTCGTTGCTGTACTCAATACATTGCTATTTATAAAAATCGAGCCCAAACAGGCGTGGGAGCGATTTTACCCTGAATATCACTCGCTACCTTTCGATCACGCAAGCCACCCAACGCTCTGTCCGACTTGTGAATACTGTTTTGATGAAACGATTTTAGATCTGAAGGGGCAACAACGCTGCCCTCGTTGCGAGAGCAATTTATCAGTTGCCGATAATATTAAAATTCAGCGCGTCTGGGCGTGTTTAATTGCCGGAACAATAATGATGCTCCCCGCCAATATTTTCCCTATTTCAATTACTGAAATGGCAGGAAAAGTTTCCGCAGATTCATTAATGTCTGGGGTGATTTTGTTTATAGAAATGGGTAGCTACACGGTTGCTGCTATCGTATTTATTGCAAGTATTGCCGTGCCTGTCAGTAAAATTACGATTATTTTTTACCTATTACTTGCTATTCACTACAAATGGAAGCACCCCATCCACATACAGATGAAGCTACTGCACTACGTTCACTTCGTTGGACGTTGGTCAATGCTTGATTTATTTGTACTTTCACTGATGATGTCGCTACTTGAACGCGGACAAATTCTCAGCTTTTCAGTAGGCGAAGCTGCTTTCTATTTTGGAGCAGCGGTTTTCTTAACTATGTTTGCTTCCGCCAATTTAGATGCCAGAATGTTGTGGAAGATTCATTATGATAATAAGAAAACAAAGCACAATTAA
- the ilvC gene encoding ketol-acid reductoisomerase: MANYFNTLNLRQKLDQLGRCRFMDRNEFADGCNFLKGKKVVIVGCGAQGLNQGLNMRDSGLDIAYALRAEAIAEKRASFKRASENGFVVGTYEQLIPEADLVINLTPDKQHSKVVADVMPLMKHGAAFGYSHGFNIVEEGEQIRPDITVVMTAPKCPGTEVREEYKRGFGVPTLIAVHPENDPKGEGLAIAKAWASATGGDRAGVLESSFVAEVKSDLMGEQTILCGMLQAGSIVCYDKLVSEGKDPAYAGKLIQFGWETITEALKQGGITLMMDRLSNSAKLRAFELSEQIKAELAFLFEKHMDDIISGEFSSTMMADWANGDANLFKWREETGKTAFENAPQADGIKISEQEYFDNGVLMVAMVKAGVELAFDTMVSAGIYEESAYYESLHELPLIANTIARKRLYEMNVVISDTAEYGNYLFSHVATPILAEKIIPTLEKGDLGEPTPAVEIDNVYLRDVNDAIRNHPIEIIGQELRGYMTDMKRISSQD; encoded by the coding sequence ATGGCTAACTATTTCAACACATTAAATTTACGTCAAAAATTAGACCAATTAGGTCGTTGCCGCTTTATGGATCGTAACGAATTTGCAGATGGCTGCAACTTCTTAAAAGGCAAAAAAGTGGTGATCGTGGGCTGTGGTGCTCAAGGTTTAAACCAAGGTTTAAATATGCGTGACAGCGGTTTAGACATCGCTTACGCATTGCGTGCTGAAGCGATTGCGGAAAAACGTGCTTCGTTCAAACGTGCATCAGAAAACGGTTTCGTAGTAGGTACTTACGAGCAATTAATCCCAGAAGCAGATTTAGTCATCAACTTAACCCCAGACAAACAGCACTCAAAAGTAGTTGCTGATGTCATGCCGTTAATGAAACACGGTGCAGCGTTCGGTTACTCACACGGTTTCAACATTGTGGAAGAAGGCGAGCAAATCCGCCCAGATATCACGGTTGTAATGACCGCTCCGAAATGCCCGGGTACAGAAGTGCGTGAAGAGTACAAACGTGGTTTCGGTGTGCCGACTTTAATCGCAGTTCACCCTGAAAATGACCCGAAAGGCGAAGGTTTAGCGATTGCAAAAGCGTGGGCAAGTGCAACCGGCGGCGACCGTGCAGGCGTGTTAGAGTCTTCATTCGTAGCCGAAGTGAAATCTGACTTAATGGGCGAGCAAACCATCCTTTGCGGTATGTTACAAGCAGGTTCCATCGTGTGCTACGACAAATTAGTGTCAGAGGGTAAAGATCCGGCTTACGCAGGTAAATTAATCCAATTCGGTTGGGAAACTATCACTGAAGCGTTAAAACAAGGTGGTATCACCTTAATGATGGATCGCTTATCGAACAGTGCAAAATTACGTGCATTCGAGCTTTCTGAGCAAATCAAAGCAGAATTAGCGTTCTTATTTGAAAAACATATGGACGACATCATCAGTGGTGAGTTCTCATCAACCATGATGGCAGACTGGGCAAACGGCGATGCGAACCTATTTAAATGGCGTGAAGAAACCGGCAAAACCGCTTTTGAAAATGCACCACAAGCAGACGGCATCAAAATTTCTGAGCAAGAATATTTTGACAACGGCGTGTTAATGGTTGCAATGGTGAAAGCAGGGGTTGAATTAGCGTTTGACACAATGGTTTCAGCAGGTATCTACGAAGAGTCAGCGTACTACGAGTCTCTACACGAATTACCGTTAATTGCGAACACCATCGCTCGTAAACGTTTATACGAAATGAACGTGGTTATTTCAGATACGGCAGAATACGGCAACTACCTATTCTCACACGTTGCAACGCCAATTTTAGCGGAGAAAATTATCCCAACCTTAGAAAAAGGTGATTTAGGCGAACCAACTCCAGCGGTTGAAATCGACAACGTTTACTTACGTGATGTGAACGATGCTATCCGTAACCACCCAATTGAGATTATCGGTCAAGAATTACGTGGTTATATGACAGATATGAAACGTATTTCATCACAAGATTAA
- a CDS encoding excalibur calcium-binding domain-containing protein, with the protein MKKYLKFVAIFSLSFVAAVYAKEKFQCEGKRTCSQMDSCEEARFYLTQCGLQSLDRDNDGIPCESICGGKKKRK; encoded by the coding sequence GTGAAAAAATACTTAAAATTTGTGGCAATATTTTCTCTTAGTTTTGTTGCGGCAGTGTATGCTAAGGAAAAATTCCAATGTGAGGGTAAGCGTACTTGTAGTCAAATGGACAGTTGTGAAGAGGCTCGTTTTTACTTAACTCAATGTGGCCTGCAAAGCCTAGACAGAGACAATGATGGCATACCTTGTGAAAGTATTTGTGGAGGTAAGAAAAAAAGGAAATAA
- a CDS encoding phosphoribosylaminoimidazolesuccinocarboxamide synthase yields MQISLKKIYSGKVRDLYEIDDKRMLMVATDRLSAFDVILDDPIPRKGEILTQISNFWFNKLAHIMPNHFSGDSVFDVLPKEEAEAIQYRAVVCKRLTPVKIESIVRGYLTGSGLKDYKQTGTICGLKLPEGLVEASKLPQPIFTPSSKAEVGDHDINISYEECERQIGVELAAKVRDAAIQLYTEAAEYALTKGIIICDTKFEFGLDENGVLTLMDEVLTPDSSRFWSVETYQEGTNPPSFDKQFVRDWLENSGWNKQAPAPKVPADVIEKTVAKYQEALDLLTK; encoded by the coding sequence ATGCAAATCAGCTTAAAAAAAATCTATTCAGGCAAAGTGCGTGATCTTTATGAAATCGATGATAAACGAATGTTAATGGTGGCGACCGACCGTCTTTCTGCGTTCGATGTGATTTTAGATGACCCGATTCCACGCAAAGGCGAAATCCTCACACAAATTTCTAATTTCTGGTTTAACAAATTGGCACACATTATGCCAAACCACTTCTCCGGTGACAGCGTATTTGATGTGTTGCCAAAAGAAGAGGCTGAAGCGATTCAATACCGTGCGGTAGTGTGCAAACGCTTAACTCCGGTGAAAATCGAATCCATCGTACGTGGCTATTTAACCGGTTCAGGCTTGAAAGATTATAAACAAACCGGAACGATTTGCGGCTTGAAATTGCCTGAGGGTTTGGTAGAAGCCAGCAAATTACCGCAGCCGATTTTCACCCCGTCCAGTAAAGCGGAAGTGGGCGATCACGACATCAACATCAGCTACGAAGAGTGCGAACGCCAAATTGGGGTGGAACTTGCCGCCAAAGTGCGTGATGCAGCAATTCAACTCTACACCGAAGCAGCGGAATACGCCCTCACCAAAGGCATTATTATTTGCGACACCAAATTTGAGTTCGGTTTAGATGAAAATGGCGTGCTTACCTTAATGGACGAAGTGCTAACACCGGATTCCAGCCGTTTCTGGTCGGTGGAAACCTACCAAGAAGGCACAAATCCGCCATCATTCGACAAACAATTCGTGCGTGACTGGCTGGAAAACAGCGGCTGGAATAAACAAGCCCCAGCCCCGAAAGTGCCTGCCGATGTGATTGAAAAAACCGTGGCAAAATACCAAGAAGCGTTAGATTTATTAACGAAATAG
- the hisG gene encoding ATP phosphoribosyltransferase has translation MTTQLPKDRLRIAMQKKGRLSQECSDILKQCGVKIIWNDQRLIAYSENMPIEILRVRDDDIPGLVFDGVVDLGILGENVLEEEELGRLAAGEKVEYKKLRQFDFGGCRLSLAIDRDKDYSSVKDLENAVIATSYPNLLKRYMKEQGVPFKSILLTGSVEVAPAAGIATAICDLVSSGATLEANGLKEVEVIYRSTACLIQRQEPLSAEKQALVDKLLARIQGIQQASESKYIMLHAPKDKLAQITALLPGVENPTILPLANDQTRVAMHVVSQENLFWETMEQLKEMGASSVLVLPIEKMLA, from the coding sequence ATGACAACACAACTCCCTAAAGACAGATTACGCATCGCAATGCAGAAAAAAGGTCGCCTGAGCCAAGAATGCAGCGATATTCTCAAACAGTGTGGTGTGAAAATTATTTGGAACGATCAACGCCTGATTGCCTATTCGGAAAATATGCCGATTGAAATTCTGCGTGTGCGTGATGATGATATTCCGGGCTTGGTTTTTGATGGCGTGGTGGATCTCGGTATTCTCGGCGAAAATGTGTTGGAGGAAGAAGAGCTCGGGCGTTTGGCAGCGGGTGAAAAAGTCGAATATAAAAAACTTCGCCAGTTCGATTTTGGCGGCTGCCGTTTGTCGCTGGCGATTGATCGAGATAAAGATTACAGTAGCGTAAAAGATTTAGAAAATGCCGTGATTGCCACCTCTTACCCGAATTTGCTCAAGCGTTATATGAAAGAGCAAGGCGTACCCTTTAAAAGCATTTTGCTGACAGGCTCGGTGGAAGTTGCTCCAGCCGCCGGCATTGCGACCGCCATTTGCGATTTAGTTTCCTCCGGTGCTACGCTTGAGGCGAACGGTTTGAAAGAGGTGGAAGTAATTTACCGCTCAACCGCTTGCTTAATTCAACGCCAAGAGCCGCTTTCAGCGGAAAAACAAGCCCTTGTGGATAAGTTACTCGCCCGCATTCAAGGCATTCAACAAGCCAGCGAATCAAAATACATTATGCTCCACGCTCCAAAAGACAAATTAGCCCAAATCACCGCATTATTGCCGGGGGTGGAAAACCCGACCATTCTCCCACTTGCCAACGACCAAACCCGGGTGGCAATGCACGTGGTAAGCCAAGAAAACCTGTTCTGGGAAACAATGGAACAGCTCAAAGAAATGGGGGCAAGTTCGGTGTTGGTTCTCCCAATTGAGAAGATGCTTGCATAA
- the hisD gene encoding histidinol dehydrogenase — protein MQTLIWNTLTEQEKQTYLARPAQVIGESVKAAVDEIKTNVLTNGDKALFEFGEKFDKVKLDSLVISKAQIEQAESRISPELKKAIQNAKANIETFHKAQQNQEVDIETQPGVRCQVVTRPINAVGLYIPGGSAPLFSTVLMLAVPAKIAGCKKIVLCSPPPIADEILYTANLCGVETIYAVGGAQAIIAMANGTETVQKVDKIFGPGNAFVTEAKRQVVQSGTAIDMPAGPSEVLVIADGSADPAFVASDLLSQAEHGADSQVILVTPSETLAKAVDAELEKQVAVLPRGETARKALSHSRTFIAENLQQAVEISNQYAPEHLIVQTENARALLADLDNAGSIFLGAYSPESMGDYASGTNHVLPTYGYTKTCSSLGLADFSKRMTVQELTLVGFNALASSVMAMAEAEQLDAHKQAVAIRLAKLDT, from the coding sequence ATGCAAACCCTAATTTGGAACACCCTAACTGAACAAGAAAAACAAACCTATCTCGCACGCCCGGCTCAAGTGATTGGCGAGAGCGTGAAAGCGGCGGTTGATGAAATTAAAACGAATGTGCTGACTAACGGCGATAAAGCCTTGTTCGAGTTTGGCGAGAAATTCGATAAAGTGAAATTAGACAGCCTTGTCATTTCCAAAGCTCAAATTGAGCAAGCGGAAAGCCGTATTTCGCCGGAGCTGAAAAAAGCGATTCAAAATGCGAAAGCGAATATTGAAACCTTCCACAAGGCTCAACAAAATCAAGAAGTGGATATTGAAACCCAGCCCGGCGTGCGTTGCCAAGTGGTGACTCGCCCGATTAATGCGGTGGGGCTTTATATTCCGGGCGGTTCTGCACCACTGTTTTCAACGGTGTTAATGCTTGCTGTGCCGGCAAAAATCGCTGGTTGTAAGAAAATTGTGCTTTGCTCGCCGCCGCCGATTGCAGATGAAATTCTCTACACCGCCAATTTGTGCGGCGTGGAAACCATCTATGCGGTGGGTGGAGCTCAGGCGATTATCGCAATGGCGAACGGCACGGAAACGGTGCAGAAAGTGGATAAAATCTTCGGACCGGGTAATGCTTTTGTGACGGAAGCGAAGCGTCAAGTGGTGCAATCCGGCACTGCGATTGATATGCCGGCAGGCCCAAGCGAAGTGTTGGTGATTGCCGATGGCAGTGCCGATCCGGCTTTTGTGGCGAGCGATTTGCTCTCTCAAGCGGAACATGGGGCGGATTCGCAGGTGATTTTAGTTACTCCGAGCGAAACTTTAGCCAAAGCGGTGGATGCCGAGCTGGAAAAACAGGTAGCGGTGCTGCCTCGTGGCGAAACGGCACGCAAAGCCCTCTCCCATAGTCGCACCTTTATTGCCGAAAATCTGCAACAAGCGGTCGAAATTAGCAATCAATATGCACCCGAGCATTTGATTGTGCAGACGGAAAACGCCCGTGCATTGTTGGCAGATTTGGATAACGCAGGCTCAATTTTCTTGGGGGCGTACTCACCGGAAAGTATGGGCGATTACGCCAGCGGCACCAACCACGTTCTGCCGACTTACGGTTACACCAAAACCTGCTCCAGCCTAGGCTTGGCGGATTTCAGCAAGCGAATGACGGTGCAAGAACTGACATTAGTAGGGTTTAATGCTCTTGCCTCATCAGTAATGGCGATGGCAGAAGCAGAGCAGCTGGATGCTCATAAGCAGGCGGTGGCAATTAGATTAGCCAAATTAGATACCTAG